A portion of the Corynebacterium occultum genome contains these proteins:
- a CDS encoding glutamate ABC transporter substrate-binding protein, with protein MIRRLFALTILLITASVLFTSCSMFFQPEPEEKKERVDRAETYGPPLPADASVEAAGQFPAEPDLTDNLIGSLRPGDATPGERIPEILERGRIIIGVDQSQYLLSYRDSVTGDLQGFEIDLAREISRDIFGDPSRVEFRFVDSFDRVSTLSSGEVDLVIRNMSVTEKRQNEVLFSAPYLSAETRLLVMAHSGVNSFDSLPGQTVCVADNSTGLETAREYAPHSPILKTRNWADCLVALQQHQAQAIISDDYILSGITAQDPYTTIVGESPASSEYGVAAAHPRVSELSEDLIRQVNATMERIREDGTWWRMYDRWFSAYLSTSGQPPLNYRAEEEPYQDTPAAETTETSEEEP; from the coding sequence ATGATCCGCCGTCTTTTTGCCCTGACCATTCTCCTGATCACCGCCTCCGTCCTCTTCACGTCCTGTTCCATGTTCTTCCAGCCGGAACCCGAGGAGAAGAAAGAGCGGGTGGATCGGGCGGAAACCTATGGCCCACCCCTGCCGGCCGATGCTTCAGTGGAGGCGGCCGGCCAGTTCCCCGCGGAACCGGACCTGACCGATAACCTCATCGGTTCGCTACGCCCCGGGGACGCCACCCCGGGGGAGCGGATCCCGGAGATCCTGGAGCGGGGCCGCATCATCATCGGTGTAGACCAGTCGCAGTACCTGCTCAGCTACCGTGATTCCGTCACCGGCGACCTGCAGGGCTTTGAGATCGATCTGGCCCGGGAGATCTCCCGGGACATCTTCGGGGACCCCTCCAGGGTGGAGTTCCGCTTCGTCGACAGTTTTGACCGGGTCAGCACCCTCAGCAGCGGGGAGGTGGATCTGGTGATCCGCAATATGTCGGTCACCGAGAAACGACAGAATGAGGTGCTCTTCTCCGCCCCTTACCTGAGTGCCGAGACCCGCCTGTTGGTGATGGCCCATTCCGGTGTCAACTCCTTCGATTCCCTACCTGGCCAGACCGTCTGTGTGGCCGATAACTCCACCGGACTGGAGACCGCCCGGGAGTATGCCCCGCACTCCCCCATCCTGAAGACCCGCAACTGGGCGGATTGCCTGGTGGCCCTGCAGCAGCATCAGGCGCAGGCGATCATCTCCGATGACTACATCCTCTCCGGAATCACCGCCCAGGACCCCTACACCACCATCGTCGGGGAGTCCCCGGCCTCCTCCGAGTACGGTGTCGCCGCCGCACACCCCCGGGTCTCTGAGCTCTCCGAGGATCTGATCCGCCAGGTCAACGCCACCATGGAGCGGATCCGGGAGGATGGCACCTGGTGGCGGATGTACGACCGCTGGTTCTCCGCCTACCTCAGCACCTCCGGGCAGCCCCCGCTGAACTACCGGGCGGAAGAGGAGCCCTACCAGGACACCCCGGCAGCAGAGACCACCGAGACCAGCGAGGAAGAGCCGTGA
- a CDS encoding multidrug ABC transporter permease — MFVNTIISEAIKLFTTKSIWWTSALFIAFSLGVAALMGSFTEGMPLTPQNAVVGVYMFGFIIIAVQAVMVITSEYRHKYQSITYLATPRRWTVAVAKLLLYAVIAALLTLVVLVACYLLAEALVSPEVGAAFDPFGSEDGQRLIWAYPLMAALITLFAQGIALLLRQTAGAVTLVLMWYLALEDIIGILPKVGADIRNYLPFNNLHAFVSGTPIPDIAWGVGGSGLYFLLWAVVIWVAGVILLQKRDA; from the coding sequence ATGTTTGTCAATACCATCATCTCTGAAGCCATCAAGCTCTTCACCACCAAGTCAATCTGGTGGACCTCTGCCCTCTTCATCGCCTTCAGCCTCGGCGTGGCAGCCCTGATGGGCAGCTTCACCGAAGGGATGCCACTGACCCCGCAGAATGCTGTGGTCGGTGTCTACATGTTCGGTTTCATCATCATCGCGGTGCAGGCGGTCATGGTGATCACCAGTGAATACCGGCACAAATACCAGTCCATCACCTACTTGGCGACCCCGCGCCGCTGGACCGTCGCAGTAGCCAAACTCCTGCTTTATGCGGTGATCGCCGCGCTTTTGACACTGGTGGTCCTCGTGGCCTGCTACCTCCTCGCGGAGGCGCTGGTCTCGCCTGAGGTCGGTGCCGCTTTCGATCCCTTCGGTTCCGAGGATGGCCAGCGACTGATCTGGGCGTACCCGCTGATGGCCGCCCTGATCACCCTCTTCGCCCAGGGTATCGCCCTGCTGCTGCGGCAGACCGCGGGTGCGGTGACCCTGGTGCTGATGTGGTACCTGGCGCTGGAGGACATCATCGGAATCCTGCCGAAGGTCGGTGCCGATATCCGCAACTATCTTCCCTTCAACAACCTCCACGCCTTCGTCTCCGGTACTCCCATTCCGGACATCGCCTGGGGTGTGGGCGGCAGTGGACTTTACTTCCTCCTCTGGGCAGTGGTGATCTGGGTGGCCGGTGTGATCCTGCTGCAGAAGCGGGATGCCTGA
- a CDS encoding NUDIX domain-containing protein gives MIGDGNGWAAGPRGSKVWGRFGAAGLFLVANLPTGPEVLMQHRALWTNAGGTWALPGGARDSMESPVQAAIREAAEETGIRAAEVEVLDSLVTAGPFQGDPERPALPGGWTYTTVIARTFHDDRLATIRNEESVELRWVSLDSIQDLPLLPAFSRSLPSLQEKTLELLS, from the coding sequence ATGATTGGTGATGGAAATGGCTGGGCCGCAGGGCCCCGGGGTTCGAAGGTGTGGGGCAGGTTCGGGGCGGCCGGTCTCTTCCTGGTCGCGAATCTGCCCACCGGTCCCGAGGTACTGATGCAGCACCGTGCCCTCTGGACCAATGCCGGTGGCACCTGGGCGCTGCCCGGTGGGGCCCGGGACTCCATGGAATCCCCGGTGCAGGCCGCCATCCGTGAGGCTGCCGAGGAAACCGGCATCAGAGCCGCTGAGGTTGAGGTGCTCGACTCCCTGGTCACCGCGGGGCCCTTCCAGGGGGATCCGGAACGCCCCGCCCTGCCCGGGGGCTGGACCTACACAACTGTGATTGCGCGCACATTCCATGATGATCGTCTGGCGACGATCCGCAATGAGGAATCCGTGGAACTGCGCTGGGTATCGCTGGACTCCATCCAGGATCTGCCCCTGTTGCCGGCTTTCAGCCGTTCCCTTCCCAGCCTGCAGGAGAAGACCCTTGAGCTGCTGAGTTAG
- a CDS encoding ABC transporter ATP-binding protein produces MIEVQGLTKQYGEVRAVDDLTFSVKPGIVTGFLGPNGAGKSTTMRMILGLDAPTSGTATIKGQRYTELKNPLTHVGALLDAGARHPNRSAANHLRWIARSNGLPKGRVQEVLDLVGLSGVATKSSGGFSLGMGQRLGIAAALLGDPEVLILDEPVNGLDPEGIRWVRDLMKSLAAEGRTVLVSSHLLSEMALTADHLIVIGRGKLISDISTYEFIKQNSATTVVVRAEQLPRFTESLKLQGISHAESRDAENRLILEIPDRSTDEIGALAFAEGISLQELSLRQASLEDAFMGMTGDSVEYHAAAVPGAVPPTAATAVGVDKQPNQAEEK; encoded by the coding sequence ATGATTGAAGTTCAGGGACTGACCAAACAGTACGGGGAGGTTCGGGCGGTCGATGATCTGACATTCTCAGTGAAGCCCGGAATCGTCACCGGCTTTCTCGGGCCGAATGGCGCCGGAAAATCCACCACCATGCGGATGATCCTGGGGCTTGATGCCCCAACCTCCGGTACCGCCACCATCAAGGGGCAGCGCTACACCGAGCTGAAGAACCCCCTGACCCACGTCGGCGCACTGCTGGATGCCGGTGCCCGTCACCCCAACCGCAGCGCAGCCAACCACCTCAGGTGGATCGCCCGCTCCAATGGGTTACCCAAGGGCCGGGTCCAGGAGGTTCTGGACCTGGTGGGCTTAAGTGGGGTCGCCACCAAATCCTCCGGTGGTTTCTCCCTCGGTATGGGGCAGCGCCTCGGCATCGCCGCAGCCCTGCTCGGTGACCCGGAGGTCCTGATCCTGGATGAGCCGGTCAACGGTCTCGACCCGGAGGGTATCCGCTGGGTCCGGGATCTGATGAAGTCCCTGGCCGCAGAGGGGCGGACCGTGCTGGTCAGCTCCCACCTGCTCTCTGAGATGGCACTGACCGCGGACCACCTCATCGTCATCGGGCGCGGCAAGCTCATCTCCGATATCTCCACCTATGAGTTCATCAAGCAGAATTCCGCCACCACCGTCGTGGTCCGGGCGGAGCAGCTGCCGAGATTCACTGAGAGTCTGAAGCTCCAGGGAATCAGCCATGCGGAATCCCGGGATGCGGAGAACCGTCTCATCCTGGAGATCCCGGACCGCAGCACCGATGAAATCGGTGCCCTGGCCTTCGCCGAGGGAATCAGCCTGCAGGAGCTCAGCCTCCGCCAGGCCTCCCTGGAGGATGCCTTCATGGGGATGACCGGAGATTCGGTGGAGTACCACGCGGCCGCTGTGCCGGGTGCCGTGCCGCCCACCGCCGCCACCGCGGTGGGCGTCGATAAGCAGCCGAATCAGGCAGAGGAGAAGTAG